The proteins below come from a single Kitasatospora sp. NBC_00315 genomic window:
- a CDS encoding LacI family DNA-binding transcriptional regulator — MTRRLAQVAQKVGVSEATVSRVLNEKPGVSEATRAAVLTALDVLGYERPTQLRGERARLVGLVLPELQNPIFPAFAEVVGGALAGQGFTPVLCTQTAGGVSEADYVGLLLEQHVAGVVFFGGLYAQQDAPHEHYDRLAERGLPTVLLNAAIDELDFARVSCDDAVAVEQAVGHLHQLGHRRIGMVLGPADHMPSRRKLDAARTAAAKAGLDLPDTCVERALFSLEGGQAATTRLLRQGVTGIICASDPLALGAVRAVRRAGLSVPADVSVIGYDDSAFMTCTDPPLTTVRQPIEAMGRAAVELLAGEIAGNRVTHGELLFEPELVVRGSTGPVRPRD, encoded by the coding sequence ATGACACGACGACTTGCTCAGGTGGCCCAGAAGGTCGGGGTGAGCGAGGCCACGGTGAGCCGGGTGCTGAACGAGAAGCCCGGCGTCTCCGAGGCGACCCGGGCCGCGGTGCTGACGGCACTGGACGTACTCGGCTACGAGCGCCCCACCCAGCTGCGCGGGGAGCGGGCGCGACTGGTCGGCCTGGTGCTGCCCGAGCTGCAGAACCCGATCTTCCCGGCCTTCGCCGAGGTGGTCGGCGGCGCGCTGGCCGGGCAGGGCTTCACCCCGGTGCTCTGCACCCAGACCGCCGGCGGCGTCTCCGAGGCCGACTACGTCGGTCTGCTGCTGGAGCAGCACGTCGCCGGCGTGGTCTTCTTCGGCGGCCTCTACGCCCAGCAGGACGCCCCGCACGAGCACTACGACCGCCTCGCCGAACGCGGTCTGCCCACCGTCCTGCTCAACGCGGCCATCGACGAGCTGGACTTCGCCCGGGTGTCCTGCGACGACGCGGTGGCGGTCGAACAGGCCGTCGGCCACCTCCACCAGCTCGGCCACCGCCGCATCGGCATGGTGCTCGGCCCCGCCGACCACATGCCCTCGCGCCGCAAGCTCGACGCCGCCCGCACCGCCGCCGCCAAGGCCGGCCTCGACCTGCCCGACACCTGCGTCGAACGCGCCCTGTTCAGCCTCGAGGGCGGCCAGGCCGCCACCACCCGACTGCTGCGCCAGGGCGTCACCGGGATCATCTGCGCGAGCGACCCGCTGGCCCTGGGCGCGGTGCGCGCCGTGCGCCGGGCCGGGCTCTCGGTGCCCGCGGACGTCTCGGTGATCGGCTACGACGACTCGGCGTTCATGACCTGCACCGACCCGCCGCTGACCACCGTGCGCCAGCCCATCGAGGCGATGGGCCGAGCCGCCGTCGAGCTCCTCGCGGGCGAGATCGCGGGCAACCGGGTCACCCACGGCGAGTTGCTCTTCGAGCCGGAGCTGGTGGTGCGCGGCTCCACCGGCCCGGTGCGCCCGCGGGACTGA
- a CDS encoding discoidin domain-containing protein: MAALASASLLIVAGPLIPAHAAGGPNLAAGKASSASSATDGRASGFVNDGDQSTYWESTNNALPQWVQVDLGSSTSIDELVLKLPVGWGARTETLAVQGSADGTSFATITSSATYSFDPGSSNTVKIGFPATSARFVRLAISANTGWPAAQIAELEVHGTTNTSANLALGRTLTASSTSDVYAAGNANDGNQASYWESANNALPQWIQADLGSAVPVNKVVLKLPTGWEKRTQTLTVQTSTDGSNFADSVASAGYVFDPAAGNTVTVGLGTTTARYVRLKITANTAWAAGQISEFEVYGPATGDTQAPSAPSNLAYTHPSAGQIKLTWNAATDNTGVSGYDVYANGSLVSTVAGNVLTYTDSQADSATVSYYVKAKDAAGNQSGASNTVTRTGATGDTQAPSAPATLAFTQPASGQIKLTWGASADNTGVSGYDVYANGALRASVAGNVLTYTDSQADTATVSYYVKAKDAAGNQSDASNTVIRTGTTGGGGTGTGTNLAGGKPISANSSVFTFVAANANDNDATTYWEGAGGSYPNTLTTQLGSNANVNSVVLKLNPSSAWSTRTQTIEVLGREQSATGFTSLVGAKQYTFDPASGNTVTIPLTATAADVQLKITTNTGSGAGQIAEFQVIGTPAPNPDLTVTATSASPASPVETDPVTLSATVKNAGTAASGATSVNLYLGGTKVGTATVGALAAGASTTVTVPAGLQNAGSYQVIAKVDEANAVIEQDETNNTYTNPTALVVAQVASSDLIAAPVSWTPGNPAAGNNVTFSAAIKNQGTVASAGGAHSVTLTVSDATTGAVVKTLTGSYTGAIAPGATASPVTLGSWTAVDGKYTVKTVIANDTNELPVKQANNTSSQALYVGRGANMPYDTYEAEDGVLGGGAAVVGPNRTVGDLAGEASGRKAVTLNSTGSSVEFTTKASTNTLVTRFSIPDAAGGDGINSTLDVYVNGTFLKAINLTSKYSWLYGSETGPGNAPSAGGPRHIYDEANVLLGTTVPAGSKIKLQKDATNGTNYAIDFVSLEQATQIANPDPAKYVVPTGFAQGDVQAALDKVRMDTTGTLVGVYLPAGDYQTANKFQVYGKAVKVIGAGPWFTRFFAPTDQSNTDVGWRAQADANGSTFSGFAYFGNYTSRIDGPGKVFDFANVSGITIDNIWTEHMICMYWGANTDSMVIKNSRIRDTFADGINMTNGSTDNLVSNNEARATGDDSFALFSAIDAGGADEKNNVFENLSTILTWRAAGVAVYGGYGNTFRNIYIADTLVYSGVTISSLDFGYAMNGFGTVPTNLQNISIVRAGGHFWGSQVFGGIWVFSASKVFQGIRVSDVDIVDPTYNGIMFQTNYSAGQPQNPITDTVFTNVTISGAQKSGDAFDAKSGIGLWANEMPESGQGPAVGSVTFNNLKFSNNYQNIRNTTSTFTINVNP; the protein is encoded by the coding sequence ATGGCCGCGCTGGCCTCGGCCAGCCTGCTGATCGTGGCCGGCCCGCTCATTCCCGCGCACGCCGCGGGTGGTCCCAACCTCGCGGCCGGCAAGGCGTCCAGCGCCAGCAGCGCCACCGACGGCCGGGCCTCCGGCTTCGTCAACGACGGCGACCAGAGCACCTACTGGGAGAGCACCAACAACGCCCTCCCGCAGTGGGTCCAGGTGGACCTGGGCAGCAGCACCAGCATCGACGAGCTCGTGCTCAAGCTCCCGGTCGGCTGGGGCGCCCGCACCGAGACGCTCGCCGTCCAGGGCAGCGCCGACGGCACCAGCTTCGCCACCATCACCAGCTCGGCGACCTACTCGTTCGACCCCGGGTCGAGCAACACCGTGAAGATCGGCTTCCCGGCGACCAGCGCCCGGTTCGTCCGCCTCGCCATCTCGGCGAACACCGGCTGGCCCGCCGCGCAGATCGCCGAGCTGGAGGTGCACGGCACCACCAACACCAGCGCCAACCTGGCGCTCGGCCGCACCCTCACGGCGAGCAGCACCTCGGACGTCTACGCCGCGGGCAACGCCAACGACGGCAACCAGGCCAGCTACTGGGAGAGCGCCAACAACGCGCTCCCGCAGTGGATCCAGGCCGACCTCGGCTCCGCCGTACCGGTCAACAAGGTGGTCCTGAAGCTGCCGACCGGCTGGGAGAAGCGCACCCAGACCCTGACGGTGCAGACCAGCACCGACGGCAGCAACTTCGCCGACTCGGTGGCCTCCGCCGGGTACGTCTTCGACCCGGCGGCCGGCAACACGGTGACGGTGGGCCTCGGCACCACCACCGCCCGGTACGTCCGGCTGAAGATCACCGCGAACACCGCCTGGGCGGCCGGCCAGATCTCCGAGTTCGAGGTGTACGGCCCGGCGACGGGTGACACCCAGGCGCCCTCCGCGCCCTCGAACCTGGCCTACACCCATCCGTCGGCCGGGCAGATCAAGCTGACCTGGAACGCGGCGACCGACAACACCGGCGTGAGCGGCTACGACGTCTACGCGAACGGCTCGCTGGTCAGCACCGTCGCCGGCAACGTGCTGACCTACACGGACAGCCAGGCCGACAGCGCCACCGTCTCGTACTACGTCAAGGCCAAGGACGCGGCCGGCAACCAGTCCGGCGCCAGCAACACGGTCACCCGTACCGGTGCCACCGGGGACACCCAGGCGCCGTCCGCGCCCGCGACCCTGGCCTTCACCCAGCCGGCCTCCGGGCAGATCAAGCTGACCTGGGGCGCCTCCGCCGACAACACCGGCGTGAGCGGCTACGACGTGTACGCCAACGGCGCCCTGCGGGCCAGTGTGGCCGGCAACGTGCTGACCTACACGGACAGCCAGGCCGACACCGCCACCGTCTCGTACTACGTCAAGGCCAAGGACGCGGCCGGCAACCAGTCGGACGCGAGCAACACCGTGATCCGCACCGGCACCACGGGCGGCGGCGGTACCGGGACGGGCACCAACCTGGCCGGCGGCAAGCCGATCTCGGCCAACTCCAGCGTCTTCACCTTCGTCGCGGCGAACGCCAACGACAACGACGCGACCACCTACTGGGAGGGCGCGGGCGGCAGCTACCCGAACACCCTGACCACCCAGCTGGGCTCGAACGCCAACGTCAACTCGGTGGTGCTCAAGCTCAACCCGTCCTCGGCCTGGTCCACCCGCACCCAGACCATCGAGGTGCTGGGCCGCGAGCAGAGCGCGACCGGCTTCACCAGCCTGGTGGGCGCCAAGCAGTACACCTTCGACCCGGCCTCCGGGAACACGGTGACCATCCCGCTGACGGCGACCGCGGCCGACGTCCAGCTGAAGATCACCACCAACACCGGCTCGGGCGCGGGCCAGATCGCCGAGTTCCAGGTGATCGGCACCCCGGCGCCGAACCCGGATCTCACGGTCACCGCCACCTCGGCCTCGCCGGCCTCCCCGGTGGAGACCGACCCGGTGACGCTCTCCGCCACGGTGAAGAACGCGGGCACCGCGGCCTCGGGCGCGACCAGCGTCAACCTGTACCTCGGCGGCACCAAGGTCGGCACCGCCACGGTCGGCGCGCTGGCCGCGGGTGCCTCCACCACCGTCACGGTCCCGGCCGGCCTGCAGAACGCGGGCAGCTACCAGGTGATCGCGAAGGTCGACGAGGCCAACGCCGTCATCGAGCAGGACGAGACCAACAACACCTACACCAACCCGACCGCGCTGGTGGTCGCCCAGGTCGCCAGCTCGGACCTGATCGCGGCGCCGGTCAGCTGGACCCCGGGCAACCCGGCGGCCGGCAACAACGTCACCTTCTCGGCGGCGATCAAGAACCAGGGCACCGTCGCGTCGGCGGGCGGCGCGCACAGCGTCACCCTGACCGTCTCGGACGCCACCACCGGCGCCGTCGTCAAGACGCTGACCGGCTCCTACACCGGCGCCATCGCGCCCGGCGCGACCGCCTCCCCGGTCACCCTGGGCAGCTGGACCGCGGTGGACGGCAAGTACACCGTGAAGACGGTGATCGCCAACGACACCAACGAGCTCCCGGTCAAGCAGGCGAACAACACCAGCAGCCAGGCCCTGTACGTCGGACGCGGCGCCAACATGCCGTACGACACGTACGAGGCCGAGGACGGCGTCCTCGGCGGCGGCGCGGCCGTGGTCGGCCCGAACCGCACCGTCGGCGACCTGGCGGGCGAGGCCTCCGGCCGCAAGGCCGTCACCCTGAACTCCACCGGCAGCTCGGTCGAGTTCACCACCAAGGCCAGCACCAACACGCTGGTCACCCGCTTCTCCATCCCGGACGCGGCGGGCGGCGACGGCATCAACTCGACGCTGGACGTCTACGTCAACGGCACCTTCCTCAAGGCGATCAACCTCACCTCCAAGTACTCCTGGCTCTACGGGAGCGAGACCGGCCCCGGCAACGCGCCCAGCGCGGGCGGTCCCCGGCACATCTACGACGAGGCGAACGTCCTGCTCGGGACGACCGTCCCGGCCGGCAGCAAGATCAAGCTGCAGAAGGACGCCACCAACGGCACCAACTACGCGATCGACTTCGTGAGCCTGGAGCAGGCCACCCAGATCGCCAACCCGGACCCGGCCAAGTACGTGGTGCCGACCGGCTTCGCCCAGGGCGACGTGCAGGCCGCGCTGGACAAGGTCCGGATGGACACCACCGGCACCCTGGTGGGTGTCTACCTGCCGGCCGGTGACTACCAGACCGCGAACAAGTTCCAGGTCTACGGCAAGGCCGTCAAGGTGATCGGTGCCGGGCCCTGGTTCACCCGGTTCTTCGCCCCGACCGACCAGTCCAACACGGACGTCGGCTGGCGCGCCCAGGCCGACGCCAACGGCTCCACGTTCTCCGGCTTCGCCTACTTCGGGAACTACACCTCCCGGATCGACGGCCCCGGCAAGGTGTTCGACTTCGCGAATGTCTCCGGCATCACGATCGACAACATCTGGACCGAGCACATGATCTGCATGTACTGGGGCGCCAACACGGACTCCATGGTGATCAAGAACTCGCGGATCCGTGACACCTTCGCCGACGGCATCAACATGACCAACGGCAGCACGGACAACCTGGTCAGCAACAACGAGGCCCGGGCGACCGGCGACGACAGCTTCGCGCTCTTCTCCGCCATCGACGCCGGCGGCGCGGACGAGAAGAACAACGTCTTCGAGAACCTGAGCACCATCCTGACCTGGCGTGCGGCCGGCGTCGCCGTCTACGGCGGCTACGGCAACACCTTCCGCAACATCTACATCGCGGACACCCTGGTCTACTCGGGCGTCACCATCAGCTCGCTGGACTTCGGCTACGCGATGAACGGGTTCGGCACCGTCCCGACCAACCTGCAGAACATCTCCATCGTGCGGGCCGGCGGCCACTTCTGGGGCTCCCAGGTCTTCGGTGGCATCTGGGTCTTCTCGGCCTCGAAGGTGTTCCAGGGCATCCGGGTGAGCGACGTGGACATCGTCGACCCGACGTACAACGGCATCATGTTCCAGACCAACTACTCGGCTGGTCAGCCGCAGAACCCGATCACCGACACCGTCTTCACCAACGTCACGATCTCCGGGGCGCAGAAGAGCGGCGACGCGTTCGACGCCAAGTCCGGCATCGGCCTCTGGGCCAACGAGATGCCGGAGTCGGGCCAGGGCCCGGCGGTCGGCTCGGTGACCTTCAACAACCTGAAGTTCAGCAACAACTACCAGAACATCCGCAACACCACGTCGACGTTCACCATCAACGTCAACCCGTAG